In the genome of Dermatophagoides farinae isolate YC_2012a chromosome 4, ASM2471394v1, whole genome shotgun sequence, the window caatcaataatcaatcatcatcatcatcatcgtaatcgATCAACCAGATATTAACAaatatcatttcaaaaaaaaaacaaatataattgttccatttttacctttcgttgtcgtttaatttccgtttttttttattttattttttgattcaaactGAGAAAAatccaagtttttttttctttatattcattttgtgtATCTCATCTGTGAATGTGCGTGTtatcataaaattttttttttcttcaacattcaaaatttgGTTAAAAATCTTTAATTATGagatcaataacaacaacaacaacaacaacaacaacaatgatcatATTAAAACAATGGCAAATCAATAATCGTTTACTTTACTCGATTCaggtattattatttgatttgatttaaatttggcttaattttgaaaaaattgaaatttctattttaaaaaaatcatcatctttattgtGATGACATGatcaattatattatttgatatatatgataataatgatggattttttttcattcttttttttgattgtcttttttttctatttctggACGTTTTTTGCCACATACAAACGTTTGCATACAATGAAGCcatatttgattatgatgatactTATGTTAAGAtctaatcaatcatcatgtatcatcaatgataacagcactaatattaataataataataataacatcacCAATGTGACAACCAATTTGGAAATAGCCAATAGCATAAAtttgccatcattattattaccaataGCCAAAACTtcagatgataataatacaaatcaaaatgaaagtgaacaacaatcatcaatcaaacgaTTCGATTATGGTGAATCGATTGGATATTTAGATCGAtataaaaatccaaatagttggaatgaatggaatgaaaatggcatctttgatgatgataatgatgatgaggattttggtgaatattttgaatcaGATAATTGGCCTGAATTTAGTCAGGCATCATCGAACCATCATATTCAACATCGACCATTTGATcaattgcaacaacaacaaagaccaaataattttcaatcaaattcgaataataataataataattataataatcaaggAAATGGTAATTTTGGTCCAAagcaatgataataaaaacaataacaacaacaatttgatgCAACAaggaaattttcaacaatcacaacaacattatcaacagAATGGTGGACCACAGGGACCTCagttcaataataataataatcaaggACCAATGAATTATAATCAAGGGCCacctcaacaacaacaacaacgacaacaaaattttaatcaagtTTCACAGCAGCAAAATAATCAGAATCAAGGTGGAGGAGgatggcaacaacaaaataatcaaaattttaacCATGGACCATCacaacatcaaaataatcagaATCAAGGAGGAGGAGGgtggcaacaacaaaataaccaaaatttTAACCATGgatcatcacaacaacagaatcaacAATGGCAACAGAATCAGAATTTCCAGCAAGgtccatcatcaatacaacaacaacagcaacaatccAATTACAATAATCAAGGAAGCTATCAGcagccacaacaacaaaaccagAATTTCAACCAAGGTTCAACAATGTCACAAAATCAAGAAGGATGGAGACCATTACGACAAAATCAGAATTTTAATCATGCTCcatctcaacaacaaaatctagGTGAATGGCAATCGAATCAGAATTCTCAGGAAAATtctccacaacaacaacaaaattatggTCAAGGCCCCCAAAATTTTCAGCAAGGACAACAATCACCACAAGGAcaatatcaaaatcaagGCCAATTTCAGAATAATcctaatcaacaacaattcaacGGCAATAATCAACAGATGAGTCGTAGTAAGAAGACAATTCAAGCTGCTGTCATTACACATCGTCCCGTACAATTTATACGCGTACCTGCGACTCAATCACAACAAAATCGTCCACCAATGGTTTTCAATCTAACGCAAAAAGATCATGGCCCTATCGTTTTGAATGTTAAGGACATTTTTAAAACTCCACCGAAAACTCCTCCAATTTCCGAAGAACAATTCTTTGGACCATTACCACAAAATAATGTTCAACAgaattcacaacaacaacataataatcagcagcaaaattttaatcaaaattataaCCAACAAGGTGGTCAACAGAATCAAAACTATAATCAACAGGGTCCACAAcagaatttcaacaattcaCCGATgcagcatcaacaacaaaatcagaaTTACAATCAAGTTTCATCGACGCAGCAACAGGACCAGATTTAcaaccaaaatcaaaacaatcaaaaatccCATCAACAAAActacaatcaaaatcaacagcaaaatttcaacaatggCCCATCGCAACCGAATCAAAACTATAATCAAGGACCACAACTAAACCAAAGTCCACCATCACcgtcacaacaacaacaacaaaactatgatgataaatcctttcaacaacaacaacctgaTCAATTCTACGGATCttcgaatcaaaataatcatgaaaCATTTGATGCAATCATACCGGAACAACCAATCTATGATGATCCACCAGTACAGCCTATGcaacaattttattcacCACCACAGCAGCcatatttcaatcaattcaatggaGCACCACCACCTGTAGTACCGGTAATGCCGATTCAGATGCCATTGCAAATGGCCATGCCTTTGCCAGTACCTATGGttcaaccacaacaacaacagaattttgctaataataattatccaccaaacaattttaataatcaacaaccacagcagcaacaggaacaacagcaacaacaaaaacaaccggttaaatcgaataattcgaataaaaatcaatctgGCAAACAGAAACATTTATTATCCAAtacaaagaataaaaaatcaacaattaattttcatcgtCGTCCATCTAGATTTCGTTcaccaatgatgaatttacgTAATCGTTTTAATcgttttcatcaacaacatcgttATCCAATGAAAGGATCACATAGTGTTAATAGTGTACGATTAGTATCACCATCAGTAGCCACTCGtcataaaaagaaaaaacgtaCATTCAAAAAACTAGGTAAACGATTGAAAAGTTTAATGCATCAACGTCGTCGTCCATCGTTTATCGGGTAAACAACATGAAtagacattgaaaaaaaaaatatcaaaactAATTTTGTGTAATGAACGGAAAagcatttatttatttcaattcatttattttcacacacatacacacatttcattcaattcgattagATATTCGATCTATTCGGGTATATTTATTACTACaacttgtatttttttttattattatcacatcacttggtcattatcatcaatgatgattttttttatgtttactTTTATTATTGTAGGAATCAAcgagttatttttttttacattcccATTAATATAATACAacatataacaacaacaacaacaacaacaaacatcttttttttttattcttcattgCTTCTTCTTTTGTATAATATTTCGATCTCCATtatgatttatatatatatattgtcatcattatactgatgttttttcttttgaatgtcatccattcgattttttttttcgttgattttatccttatcattattatcaaaaagattatctttttttttgttttgtttaatattgtgtgttgaacaattttttttttcaaacatcaacatttgttgtcatcgttgttgtaaattttcttttcatattttgatttgattgttgtttgtgaattacatttttttttttaaatatgtTCATTGTCAATCTTTGTGTTGtacaatatttttcaacaatgtaTCTATttatctctttttctttatgtAATGTGCGGGTGGTATTTAtgtccagattttttttaattttatttttcattacaataaACAtacataaatataaataccGAAAAAATTTAGAACACAGCAACATTCAAATTCGTCAATCGCTGGCTATTCATACATTTATTGGTCGATCATGTCGAAATAGTATATGCACGTGTTttgcttttatttttttttttttttgaaaatattttaccTTGTTACAAATctggattttctttttcattttgaatttgattttttttccttcttatTACttaatcaagtttttttttcttatttgaattgtaattttttccgAATTGTCAATGTGGaataaaaaatggtaaacattgttttttttatgtcctccaatgaattcatttataattttcctcatcatttgattttgatttctaaatacaaacaaaaaaaaatacaattcaaTAGATTCGACGTCAACAACGGTTACGACGCGAATATTTGATTCGTAAATCTCAGGAGGAACAAAAACGAGCGAttacagagaaaaaacaacgtcTTAAAGATGCCCTTCAGCGTAAGTATTACGTGGTgacaattttgaaattttgtctatttgaatttcaaatgtccatcttttatgttttttttttaaaaaaattcatgattttttttcacaaaaaaaaacatagaaCGAAAAAAGATTCCCACCGACCTAAAAAATGAtgcattatcattacaaaaCACGCTTGAATGGGATGACCCGGCATCCGAATTAGTTACATCacatgaagatgatgaatatcgTTGGGCTGGTGTTGAGGATCCAAAAGTGGTCATAACAACATCACGTGATCCAAGTTCAAGATTAAAAATGTTTGCCAAAgtaatgattatttatttattcaattttgttgcaTAAGCCTTTTTTCACATCACAtgagagattttttttcatctaaaaatatcttttttttattgtttgttctATTGTCATCGATTTGTTCTGTAggaattcaaattaatcatACCAAATTCACAACGAATCAATCGTGGTAATTATCATATGAAACAGCTAATCCAAACATGTAAAGCGAATAATGTCACcgattttattatcattcatgaaACACGTGGTAATCCGGATGGATTGGTCATTAGCCATTTACCATTTGGTCCAACTGCCTATTTTCAGATATTGAATACGGTCATGCGACATGATATACCTGATGTTGGTACAATGTCTGAACAATATCCACATTTAATATTCGATAATTTTAGTGGTAAAATTGGTCGACGTGTACAGAATATTCTTCGTTATTTATTTCCCGTTCCAAAAGATGATAGTAAACGTGTAATGACATTGgctaatcaaaatgattatatatcATTTCGTCATCATGtttataaaatgattgatggCCGTGTTGAATTGGCCGAAGTTGGACCACGATTCGAATTAAGACtatatgaaatcaaattagGTACGATTGATATAGAAAATGCAATCGATACTGAATGGGCATATCGACCATATATGAATACGGCTAAAAAGCGGCAATTTTTAagtgaaaaatcaaatgatgattcagataatgatgaaggcaatgattaattaaagaaaattattttgtttgttttacagaaaaaaaatgtcaaattgtataattctgtttttattttttcattaaattaaaCAATGCACAgaattgacaaaaattttcatcatttcattctcaCAAAACAAGGAGTGCCACAACGAAAGTTGAATACGCCCACAATGACCATACATTCATTCGTATTTTTCCACCCATTATACatgtattaataataataataatatgggCCTGTTGTTTTCACtgttctgatgatgataatgttttgaATTAGTTTCAAAACCTGTTATAATAACCTGTTGATTTCATTCCTATTTTCCATGGTTAAGTTCATTTcgtgagaaaaaaactataaaaaaatcttcagCTTCAATTAACCACCAATGACATCATTAACAAAGATAgatgattattgaaaacGTCTGCGATAAttaacaccaccaccaccgccgccgcgataatgatgttgatgatgataataaccaccaccagtaGATCTATTGTGTTGATAATCAGTTATCGATCTAACATTATTACCGATAGAGCCAACACTGGAATTTGAAGTATTTGGACTTTGATCTTCCATTTCTCGCCGTTCATTGAAGCcaagaatcaattttttcacctGTTCTTTTTCACGTTTCTGTGCTTGTTCACGAGCAAGGAAATTCTGTACTAGATCCGAATCGGCCGGTACTTCAATCGATCGTAATATTGGTTTAttagatttttgatttttagtCATCACACGGAAATTGAAACTTTTCGTTTCTGTTTCCtgtgattgttgatttttgttattgtttgacATAGTCGATGgttccaatgaaaataatgatgattcatagCCACTACCCAATTGTCGGGCTTTATTTGTATCTGAATCACGTTCGATTGGTATGACAATTTCAACATTCATACGTTGTGTTACCTCTTGTGAACGTGAGGTGagattttccatcattaaaCGTTCAAAATCACGTTGAAATAAATCATCCTCTTCACATGGATGTATTCGTAGACCACCTCCTCTACcatcattcgatttgttattttgattttcatcactatcatcaccatcatcgtcatcctcatcatcctcttcctcatcatcaatatcttcATTACTATCTAAATCaccatcactatcatcaGGATCGGTATTAATCATATccgcattattattatcatcatcataatcatcttttTGTTCGACTGGTTTTTGCATAATTGGTCGGGGTgaaccatcaccatcattatagATATTACCAATACTACGATCTtcaatttcttcttcatcactATTGTCATAATCACCATCGACGCAGCCTTTACTACCGgaattattatcactatTAATATCGCCATCATTATTGAGGGGATTACAattgacattattattgccgtcattattattactatctTTTTttagtaaatttttttcatcatttttctttttgtcgccaccattttcatcgatttcattttcagaaTCCTCTTTGATTGGTTCGAGTTGCCCATCATTGATGGGTGGTTGCATGTTTGATGAATTAGTTGATGGTGTTAATACATTCTTAATTGATACGTTTGAATTAGGTAATACATCTTTAACATTTTCAGCCAACTCTTTCAGACGTTTTTCCAATAGTTCACAAGATTGTTGATATGATTGAgcttttttaaattttggtcgtaaaaattgtaaaacaTCAGCAAATATTGCATCAATATAGAACAAAGCCATCTGATCGATTTGTTCAACAGGTAATGAATTTATATACGATTTTTTTAGCCAATAATAACGCtaagaaaatttgaaaaaaaattattgatggttaaattttgttaataattcataaaaataaattttctcacttggaaaaagaatagaaaaaaatccaattttttcttagCAGCTGGTGACATTAAAAAATGGCCACAAATATGTAATATTTGAGCGACCAAACGAAGACGCATTAAATTGAATGGTGGATCCATAGGACTTTTTCCagcatcattataatcaacgCCATATATCAACAAGGAATACATTACATTGAACAATAACGTTGAATCAACAAGATTATAGTTGAAACATTCggcaaaaaattttatggTCGATATACGACGTTGATTATATTctaatgaattcatttgcTTCCCAATACGAATATTTTCCAATACAGTGTCCATTACCATCAACACTGTTTGTGATCGATGTTGCGAAAGATTGGATAATAGGCTAGCCAATGCTGGAATATTATCACATTTAACTTTCCATGCTGATGCCAAAGATTGAATGGCAAATGCATTGATTTCTTTATCATTCCAATCGATACGTCGAAgttttttcaatacattcGATACAGTTTTTCGTGATAATTCTGTATAAACCAAATGTTCAATGTATTGATGCATTACaggttttgtttgtatgttaCGAGCAGCCtagtgaaaaagaaaattaaaaatttttcaacgtCATATGTAacaagaaattaaaaaaaaaacactaacCGATTTATCTTCAGGTGTAACCGAATAATATGCATTCTGTATCATTGTTTCATATCGAGTGTTAACATACATGTGATTCTTCAGACGCATCAtttgttgtaataataaattggtCATATGATGTGATTCAGGGCAACGATATAGATAACGGCCACAAACTTCAAATAAATTACAAGTCATttcaatgtgatgatgatgaaaatccgATAATAGAGtctaaattgaaaatgatgataatatgattaattaattaataatatatatcaaaACTAAATAGgcttaaaaaaatttaccttAAGAATTTTGAGCGCTTCCGTTTtagaaaacaaattgaatttgaccAATTCACCGATGAATCTTACAATTTTCACCTTACTTTCAATGTATACTTGATcttttttgtaaaaattataacggaattgatttttaaggCCAATACAAAGTTCGGTGGAAACACTTGGCATGATTGGTGCTAATTGAGCAACAAACCGTCCATAGAATGGTAATAAATCCAAACGGGTTCGTGGCACTCGAATCAATACAtcgaccaatttttttcgattatttttcgTATTGAATGTCGTTGCAAAATGTAGGGCGGCTTTATCGATCAGATCACAATTAACACAATTAGGAAGACTAGAGAAATATGTATCCAGCTGATCTTTGGTtgcattgaaattaaattttacaatacggattttgtttttatcatatTTCATTGTAGATGAATCTGgatcgacatcatcattttcattcaataatggtACATCTTTGGGATCTGGTATAGATGTATCATCACCTGTTAATATTAGATCATCTTCTTTGGATAGGTCAAGATTTTGATCGGTTTCAATTTCAGTCGAACTACTTGCTGGTGGTAGATTTCCATCGTTTGATTCACCATTTTCTTTACCAGAagcttcattattattcgtagCCATTGTCGATTCATCTTTAAGACTATCTTTATAAAGCATGGCCGGTACtaatgattttaaatcaGGAAGTTTTTCATAGAATATTCGtgtttcttcatcatccCATATGGATGgattattttctttgaaaCGATTTAGATCAAACAAAACGGCAgttacattttcatttttcatcaacatagTATCATTTTCCAATGCCTGTGTGTCGATATCGGGCATTTCTTCATCGATCAGATCGGCAAATGTTGTAGCTGTTTGatacaatttttcaaattcaaccGATTtggttttccatttttcttgTAATGCTTCAGATACTTCACCACGTGTTTCAAGGCTACGTTTCATATCGtttttcaaatggaaaagGTATTTACGATCTTTGGATATGTGTTGtattaatgaatgataataatctttgAGTAATGTTTGAACACCTCGTTGTCGTTCCACTGAAAGAAAATCGCAAACAGGTAATTgtaattggaatttttcggCCAACATTCGTTGACGGCGTGGATAAAGGCCGGCAAATTCTACACCATAACCACGACAGAATGCCACCAAAATGCTTATATTTTTATGTGTTTCTTTATCGGCATTCGTTAAAATTGTAAGTAAATTTCCCAACGCTGGTAATGAATCTTTGGTCGTGAAAATGCCGGATAGAATTAATTCGGTAAAGATTTTTATGTCGACTCGCATTTTCGATGCATTAAACTGATCAGAAGGTTTCCGTGGAAGATTTTTATTCCAAGCATCGAATAAATGAGCAGCAAAGTCACAATAACgaagatgaagaaatgaacaaatctGTATGAACATTCCGATTTCATTGGCTTTAATTTTCGTTTCCACTAATGCCGTAGCCAATTCAGAAATGAAACGAGATAG includes:
- the LOC124491161 gene encoding U3 small nucleolar ribonucleoprotein IMP4, producing MIRRQQRLRREYLIRKSQEEQKRAITEKKQRLKDALQQRKKIPTDLKNDALSLQNTLEWDDPASELVTSHEDDEYRWAGVEDPKVVITTSRDPSSRLKMFAKEFKLIIPNSQRINRGNYHMKQLIQTCKANNVTDFIIIHETRGNPDGLVISHLPFGPTAYFQILNTVMRHDIPDVGTMSEQYPHLIFDNFSGKIGRRVQNILRYLFPVPKDDSKRVMTLANQNDYISFRHHVYKMIDGRVELAEVGPRFELRLYEIKLGTIDIENAIDTEWAYRPYMNTAKKRQFLSEKSNDDSDNDEGND
- the LOC124491160 gene encoding uncharacterized protein LOC124491160: MNGMKMASLMMIMMMRILVNILNQIIGLNLVRHHRTIIFNIDHLINCNNNKDQIIFNQIRIIIIIIIIIKEMVILVQSNDNKNNNNNNLMQQGNFQQSQQHYQQNGGPQGPQFNNNNNQGPMNYNQGPPQQQQQRQQNFNQVSQQQNNQNQGGGGWQQQNNQNFNHGPSQHQNNQNQGGGGWQQQNNQNFNHGSSQQQNQQWQQNQNFQQGPSSIQQQQQQSNYNNQGSYQQPQQQNQNFNQGSTMSQNQEGWRPLRQNQNFNHAPSQQQNLGEWQSNQNSQENSPQQQQNYGQGPQNFQQGQQSPQGQYQNQGQFQNNPNQQQFNGNNQQMSRSKKTIQAAVITHRPVQFIRVPATQSQQNRPPMVFNLTQKDHGPIVLNVKDIFKTPPKTPPISEEQFFGPLPQNNVQQNSQQQHNNQQQNFNQNYNQQGGQQNQNYNQQGPQQNFNNSPMQHQQQNQNYNQVSSTQQQDQIYNQNQNNQKSHQQNYNQNQQQNFNNGPSQPNQNYNQGPQLNQSPPSPSQQQQQNYDDKSFQQQQPDQFYGSSNQNNHETFDAIIPEQPIYDDPPVQPMQQFYSPPQQPYFNQFNGAPPPVVPVMPIQMPLQMAMPLPVPMVQPQQQQNFANNNYPPNNFNNQQPQQQQEQQQQQKQPVKSNNSNKNQSGKQKHLLSNTKNKKSTINFHRRPSRFRSPMMNLRNRFNRFHQQHRYPMKGSHSVNSVRLVSPSVATRHKKKKRTFKKLGKRLKSLMHQRRRPSFIG
- the Upf2 gene encoding UPF2 regulator of nonsense mediated mRNA decay — translated: MVVTTMQKSEENEADNSATNQEKQEETVNHGEENKNNDKDDNNKSEENDKEQQQQEEQSIQEYIKELSERYKEKREKRYEHNVSNIEYPDEDLFVKLDTSIKKNTAFVKKIRNMTESNKDVIMKDLENLNLSRFISELATALVETKIKANEIGMFIQICSFLHLRYCDFAAHLFDAWNKNLPRKPSDQFNASKMRVDIKIFTELILSGIFTTKDSLPALGNLLTILTNADKETHKNISILVAFCRGYGVEFAGLYPRRQRMLAEKFQLQLPVCDFLSVERQRGVQTLLKDYYHSLIQHISKDRKYLFHLKNDMKRSLETRGEVSEALQEKWKTKSVEFEKLYQTATTFADLIDEEMPDIDTQALENDTMLMKNENVTAVLFDLNRFKENNPSIWDDEETRIFYEKLPDLKSLVPAMLYKDSLKDESTMATNNNEASGKENGESNDGNLPPASSSTEIETDQNLDLSKEDDLILTGDDTSIPDPKDVPLLNENDDVDPDSSTMKYDKNKIRIVKFNFNATKDQLDTYFSSLPNCVNCDLIDKAALHFATTFNTKNNRKKLVDVLIRVPRTRLDLLPFYGRFVAQLAPIMPSVSTELCIGLKNQFRYNFYKKDQVYIESKVKIVRFIGELVKFNLFSKTEALKILKTLLSDFHHHHIEMTCNLFEVCGRYLYRCPESHHMTNLLLQQMMRLKNHMYVNTRYETMIQNAYYSVTPEDKSAARNIQTKPVMHQYIEHLVYTELSRKTVSNVLKKLRRIDWNDKEINAFAIQSLASAWKVKCDNIPALASLLSNLSQHRSQTVLMVMDTVLENIRIGKQMNSLEYNQRRISTIKFFAECFNYNLVDSTLLFNVMYSLLIYGVDYNDAGKSPMDPPFNLMRLRLVAQILHICGHFLMSPAAKKKLDFFLFFFQRYYWLKKSYINSLPVEQIDQMALFYIDAIFADVLQFLRPKFKKAQSYQQSCELLEKRLKELAENVKDVLPNSNVSIKNVLTPSTNSSNMQPPINDGQLEPIKEDSENEIDENGGDKKKNDEKNLLKKDSNNNDGNNNVNCNPLNNDGDINSDNNSGSKGCVDGDYDNSDEEEIEDRSIGNIYNDGDGSPRPIMQKPVEQKDDYDDDNNNADMINTDPDDSDGDLDSNEDIDDEEEDDEDDDDGDDSDENQNNKSNDGRGGGLRIHPCEEDDLFQRDFERLMMENLTSRSQEVTQRMNVEIVIPIERDSDTNKARQLGSGYESSLFSLEPSTMSNNNKNQQSQETETKSFNFRVMTKNQKSNKPILRSIEVPADSDLVQNFLAREQAQKREKEQVKKLILGFNERREMEDQSPNTSNSSVGSIGNNVRSITDYQHNRSTGGGYYHHQHHYRGGGGGGVNYRRRFQ